The following proteins come from a genomic window of Vallitaleaceae bacterium 9-2:
- a CDS encoding DHH family phosphoesterase, which translates to MSRKKVKLGFRMHIFIIWPLLSCLILFILSAHAIKVERSFGVVALVAAFFNLIVFSIMYFFTRRHLVKETFELSTQISDIQKEHLIHFEIPHCLLDPEGNIAWSNDAFYDLVEDPKNIGKSISEYFEAIKDQEYPTYEQPVEFELTYNKRTLRFSMHQHHMETEHSALLQKPVNFSYYSVYIYDITVQKRLELINNQQKTVISYIYVDNYEEILQSIEEVRRPLLVALIDRNLNAMAKDVSGILSKIEKDKYIFIFQKKYVRKLAEEKYKILDDIREISIGNELPVTISIGVGIHEHSYTTAQEYARTAIDLALGRGGDQAVIKNNDKFSFYGGRTRGVETNTRVKARIKSYAFRELITEADNVIVMGHQLGDLDSLGAAMGVYACARLLDKKVNIVLNTVTTAIKVLHDQIKASDHFPDDIFVTGPKSIELCGSNTLVVIVDVNRPSYLEYPDLIKYTNNVVVFDHHRVSTEYIEPSVLSYIEPYASSTSEMITEILRYITDKVKLDPLEADALFAGISVDTKNFIIKTGVKTFEAAAFLKRNGADLIRVRKFFQNDMETYKAKASAVKDAIIYREKIAISQSPASGSNPTLAAAQAADELLNISGIKASFVLTQMNDIIYISARSFDAVNVQLIMEKLGGGGHLSVAGAQLENISLDEAVIVLQKAIDEFLEEGVEE; encoded by the coding sequence CCGCCTTTTTCAATTTGATTGTATTTAGCATTATGTATTTTTTTACACGGAGACATTTAGTTAAAGAAACATTTGAATTGTCAACACAGATAAGTGATATTCAAAAAGAGCATTTGATACATTTTGAGATTCCACATTGCTTATTAGATCCTGAAGGAAACATCGCATGGTCAAATGATGCATTTTATGATTTGGTAGAAGACCCAAAAAATATCGGAAAATCGATATCAGAGTACTTTGAAGCGATAAAAGATCAAGAGTATCCGACGTATGAGCAGCCGGTTGAGTTTGAACTGACATATAATAAAAGAACGCTTCGCTTCTCCATGCATCAACACCATATGGAGACGGAACATTCAGCCTTACTACAAAAACCTGTTAATTTTTCGTATTATAGTGTGTATATATATGATATAACTGTGCAAAAAAGATTAGAGTTGATTAATAATCAGCAAAAAACAGTCATTAGCTATATATATGTGGATAATTACGAAGAAATTCTGCAAAGTATTGAAGAAGTTCGTCGCCCATTGCTGGTTGCTTTGATTGATCGTAACTTAAATGCAATGGCAAAAGATGTCTCAGGTATTTTAAGTAAAATTGAAAAAGATAAATATATTTTTATTTTTCAAAAGAAGTATGTGCGAAAATTAGCAGAAGAAAAATACAAAATTTTAGATGATATTCGTGAGATAAGTATAGGCAATGAGTTACCTGTTACCATAAGTATTGGTGTTGGTATTCATGAGCATAGTTACACAACAGCACAAGAATATGCAAGGACAGCTATTGATTTAGCCCTAGGACGAGGTGGGGATCAAGCCGTCATCAAAAACAATGATAAATTTTCATTTTATGGCGGACGAACTCGAGGCGTTGAAACGAATACGCGCGTTAAGGCACGGATTAAATCTTACGCATTTCGTGAACTCATTACGGAAGCCGATAACGTTATTGTTATGGGGCATCAACTAGGCGATTTAGATTCACTTGGGGCCGCTATGGGTGTGTATGCATGTGCAAGACTTTTAGATAAAAAGGTTAACATTGTATTAAATACAGTTACAACGGCCATTAAAGTATTACACGATCAGATTAAAGCAAGTGATCATTTTCCAGATGATATTTTTGTGACAGGACCTAAAAGTATTGAATTATGTGGATCCAATACATTGGTGGTTATTGTTGATGTTAATCGACCCAGTTATTTAGAGTATCCAGATTTAATTAAATATACGAATAATGTTGTGGTCTTTGACCATCATCGCGTCAGTACAGAATATATCGAACCCAGTGTACTAAGTTATATTGAGCCATATGCTTCTTCAACATCAGAGATGATCACAGAGATTTTAAGATATATTACGGATAAGGTAAAATTAGATCCGTTAGAAGCAGATGCCCTTTTTGCAGGGATATCAGTAGATACAAAAAATTTCATTATTAAAACAGGGGTTAAGACTTTTGAGGCTGCGGCTTTCTTAAAGCGTAATGGGGCGGACTTAATACGTGTACGAAAGTTTTTCCAAAATGATATGGAAACATATAAGGCAAAAGCCAGTGCAGTGAAAGATGCCATCATATACCGAGAAAAGATAGCCATATCTCAAAGTCCGGCGAGTGGATCAAATCCAACCCTAGCTGCGGCACAAGCAGCCGATGAGTTATTAAATATCTCTGGAATTAAAGCTTCTTTTGTACTAACGCAGATGAATGATATTATCTATATAAGTGCACGATCGTTTGATGCTGTCAATGTACAATTAATTATGGAAAAACTTGGCGGTGGTGGACATTTAAGTGTTGCTGGCGCTCAATTAGAAAATATATCGCTTGATGAAGCTGTCATCGTGCTTCAAAAAGCTATTGATGAATTTTTAGAGGAAGGTGTAGAAGAATGA
- the rplI gene encoding 50S ribosomal protein L9, whose protein sequence is MKVILLEDVRKVGKKGELIEVKDGFARNVLFRKNQAVEATNDAINQLELKKKADKKRRQEELEEAKALGQKIKDMTVTIPIKTGEGGRVFGSVSSKEIIKAVKEQHALEVDKKKLVLKEPLKSLGTHVIPIKLHPKVTTEINVKVVEE, encoded by the coding sequence ATGAAAGTAATTTTATTAGAAGATGTTAGAAAAGTTGGTAAAAAAGGTGAACTTATCGAAGTGAAGGATGGTTTTGCGCGCAATGTCTTATTTAGAAAAAATCAAGCAGTTGAAGCAACCAATGACGCGATTAACCAACTAGAACTAAAGAAAAAAGCCGATAAAAAACGTCGACAAGAAGAGTTAGAAGAAGCTAAAGCATTAGGACAAAAAATAAAAGATATGACGGTGACTATTCCGATAAAAACAGGTGAAGGAGGACGGGTATTTGGATCCGTATCTTCAAAAGAAATCATAAAAGCAGTTAAGGAACAACATGCTTTAGAAGTGGATAAGAAAAAATTAGTCTTAAAAGAACCACTTAAATCATTAGGAACTCATGTTATACCGATTAAGTTACATCCAAAAGTGACAACTGAAATTAATGTCAAAGTTGTCGAAGAATAG
- the dnaB gene encoding replicative DNA helicase, which produces MDEVIKRIPPHSLEAEQSVIGSMIMDAEAIAIALEHIDQHDFYHPDLKLIFNSIVDLHNRNQPVDLVTLQNAMQTNAQLDQVGGIEYLSKLALSVPSSAHIKNYASIVKEKSVLRRLIKTGQDIITDSYEAKEELESILNTAEEKIFNIMQNRKTEEFSDIKELITPTLNMIVSAHDSGGSVTGIPSGFLDLDTKTAGLQPADLILVAARPSMGKTAFALNVAQHAAVKEKASTAIFSLEMSKEQLVNRMLCSEAMVDAQKVRTGHLEDDEWSNLLNGAAILNDSPIYIDDTPGITVGEMKAKCRKLKLEKGLDLILIDYLQLMSGNGNGESRQQEISEISRSLKALAREMQAPVIALSQLSRACEARADHRPMLSDLRESGAIEQDADVVMFLYRDEYYDPNSEMKGLAELIIAKQRNGPTGTVELAWFGEYTKFMNSTRSHDM; this is translated from the coding sequence GTGGATGAAGTGATAAAGCGAATACCGCCACATAGTTTAGAGGCAGAACAATCTGTGATTGGATCAATGATTATGGATGCAGAGGCGATTGCAATTGCATTAGAGCATATCGATCAACATGATTTTTACCATCCTGATTTAAAACTTATCTTTAATAGTATTGTGGACTTGCATAATCGTAATCAACCGGTGGACTTGGTTACGCTTCAAAATGCCATGCAAACTAATGCACAATTAGATCAGGTCGGTGGTATAGAATACCTCTCCAAATTGGCTCTGTCTGTGCCTTCATCGGCGCATATTAAGAACTATGCTTCAATTGTAAAGGAAAAATCTGTCTTGCGTCGATTGATCAAAACAGGTCAAGATATTATTACAGATAGTTATGAAGCCAAAGAAGAGCTTGAAAGTATCTTAAATACAGCAGAAGAAAAAATCTTTAATATTATGCAAAATCGTAAAACAGAAGAGTTTTCAGATATTAAAGAGTTGATTACACCGACATTAAATATGATCGTTTCGGCACATGATAGTGGCGGAAGTGTTACAGGAATTCCCAGTGGATTCCTTGATTTAGATACCAAAACAGCTGGATTACAGCCAGCAGACCTTATATTAGTTGCGGCAAGACCCTCAATGGGAAAAACAGCATTTGCGCTTAACGTGGCTCAACATGCTGCAGTTAAAGAAAAAGCATCAACAGCTATATTTTCTTTGGAGATGTCCAAGGAACAGCTGGTCAACCGTATGCTATGTTCGGAAGCTATGGTTGATGCCCAAAAAGTCAGAACAGGACATCTAGAAGACGATGAGTGGTCAAACCTGCTAAATGGTGCAGCAATTCTTAATGATTCGCCGATTTATATCGATGATACACCGGGAATCACAGTTGGAGAGATGAAGGCAAAGTGTCGAAAACTAAAACTTGAGAAGGGATTAGACCTCATCTTAATTGATTATCTTCAATTAATGAGCGGAAATGGAAATGGCGAATCTCGTCAACAAGAAATATCTGAAATTTCAAGATCATTAAAAGCCCTTGCAAGAGAGATGCAGGCACCCGTTATTGCTTTGTCACAGTTGTCAAGAGCCTGTGAAGCACGTGCAGATCATCGCCCCATGCTTAGTGACTTGCGTGAATCGGGAGCCATTGAACAGGATGCGGACGTCGTTATGTTCTTATATCGAGATGAGTATTACGACCCAAATTCTGAGATGAAAGGTTTGGCAGAACTCATTATAGCAAAGCAAAGAAATGGTCCTACGGGAACCGTTGAATTAGCATGGTTTGGTGAATATACAAAGTTTATGAATTCAACAAGATCGCATGATATGTAA
- a CDS encoding ATPase, T2SS/T4P/T4SS family: MKEVKAKVLSRMNEFQEVDDITVKQIIEEEVQNQLPFDSLENKMLLMENIFNQFRKLGVIQPLIDSTSITEIMINGYKEIFIEEEGVIKKCETCFEDLETLMQLVQKIVGLMDRKVNERYPICDVRLKDGSRVNVVLPPIAIGGPYVTIRKFPVKRFIKDDLINNQTVSEEAMNFLELCVQKRFNIFVSGGTSSGKTTLLNVLSDAIGKKERVITIEDSAELQLQDIDNLVRLETRIGDDEYVNHITIRDLIKSSLRMRPDRIIVGEVRGEETIDMLQCMNTGHDGSLSTGHGNSTMEMLIRLETMVLSAIDLPLIAIRQQIASAIDLMVHIQKIEGKGRRIMEISEVLPVESERIQLNPIFIYDSQKDTLVRTNNVIINHLKIEHN; encoded by the coding sequence ATGAAGGAAGTTAAGGCAAAAGTGCTTTCTAGAATGAATGAATTTCAAGAAGTTGATGATATAACCGTTAAACAGATTATTGAAGAAGAAGTTCAAAATCAATTACCTTTTGATAGCCTGGAAAACAAAATGCTTCTTATGGAAAATATTTTTAACCAGTTTCGCAAATTGGGGGTGATACAGCCACTCATTGATTCAACGTCAATTACTGAGATTATGATCAATGGGTACAAGGAAATATTTATCGAAGAAGAGGGCGTTATCAAAAAATGTGAGACATGTTTTGAAGATTTAGAAACCTTAATGCAACTCGTTCAAAAGATTGTAGGATTAATGGATAGAAAGGTTAATGAAAGGTATCCCATTTGTGATGTAAGACTTAAAGACGGTTCAAGGGTTAATGTGGTATTGCCTCCGATTGCTATTGGAGGACCTTATGTTACAATTCGTAAGTTCCCGGTAAAGCGTTTTATCAAAGATGATCTTATCAACAATCAAACGGTGTCAGAGGAAGCGATGAATTTTTTAGAGTTATGCGTACAAAAAAGATTTAATATATTTGTCTCAGGCGGTACAAGTTCTGGAAAAACGACGCTCTTAAATGTATTATCGGATGCTATTGGAAAAAAAGAACGTGTGATAACCATAGAAGATTCAGCAGAGTTACAACTACAAGATATTGATAACCTTGTCCGCCTTGAGACGCGTATAGGGGATGATGAATATGTTAACCATATAACAATTCGTGATTTGATTAAATCTTCACTCCGTATGCGACCAGATCGTATTATTGTGGGAGAGGTCAGAGGGGAAGAGACGATAGATATGCTCCAATGTATGAATACTGGACATGACGGATCCCTTAGTACAGGTCATGGCAATTCAACCATGGAGATGTTGATTCGCCTTGAGACAATGGTTTTATCTGCAATAGATTTACCACTTATCGCGATTCGCCAACAGATTGCATCTGCAATAGATTTAATGGTACATATACAAAAAATTGAAGGAAAAGGACGACGAATTATGGAGATATCTGAAGTCCTACCGGTTGAGTCGGAGCGAATTCAACTAAATCCAATCTTTATTTATGACAGTCAAAAAGATACACTTGTTCGAACGAACAATGTCATCATTAATCACCTCAAGATAGAGCACAACTAA
- a CDS encoding Flp1 family type IVb pilin, translating into MNKLLVTTYVKGKLFMDRIIHDEEGMGMVELALIIIILIGLAIIFQKEIELFMTNIFEEFNIDELK; encoded by the coding sequence ATGAACAAATTATTAGTAACAACATATGTAAAAGGTAAATTATTTATGGACAGAATCATCCACGATGAAGAAGGGATGGGGATGGTTGAACTTGCACTGATTATTATCATTTTAATCGGTTTGGCAATTATATTTCAAAAGGAAATTGAACTTTTTATGACGAATATTTTTGAAGAGTTCAATATCGACGAATTGAAATAA
- a CDS encoding DUF6382 domain-containing protein → MLEIQNDQFLILECETKNIEMYQMKIFYYRTIAGIKSFRFSMTEKKSYLYYPDKNKCSLNELAQQQLSCQELLRILEQIRLILIESKNNLLYDNNFSLRPEWIYIDKQGEQIKVELVYLPLKSKVQTGLKENYISFIRFVAKLFNEMNAMEYFYYFKRLDDVEEKEDYIKAFIKVLDQLSKERVLN, encoded by the coding sequence ATGCTAGAAATTCAAAATGATCAGTTTCTAATTTTAGAGTGTGAAACAAAAAATATAGAAATGTATCAAATGAAAATTTTCTATTATCGAACGATTGCGGGGATTAAGTCCTTTCGGTTTAGTATGACAGAAAAGAAAAGTTATCTGTATTATCCAGATAAAAACAAATGCTCACTAAATGAGCTGGCACAACAGCAGTTGTCATGTCAAGAATTACTTCGAATTCTTGAGCAAATCAGGTTGATCCTTATTGAAAGTAAGAATAATCTCCTCTATGACAATAATTTTTCTTTGCGCCCAGAATGGATATATATTGATAAGCAAGGGGAGCAAATAAAAGTGGAGTTGGTGTATTTGCCTCTTAAATCAAAGGTTCAAACAGGATTAAAAGAAAATTATATCAGTTTTATTCGTTTTGTTGCAAAACTATTTAATGAAATGAATGCAATGGAATATTTCTACTATTTTAAACGTTTGGACGACGTCGAAGAAAAGGAGGATTACATAAAGGCATTTATTAAAGTTTTAGATCAACTGTCAAAAGAGCGTGTATTAAACTAG
- a CDS encoding ABC transporter ATP-binding protein → MDLIHVQNIKKKYKKVQAVAGIDFKVQQGEIIGLLGPNGAGKSTTISMIATLLKPDEGEIFFKGKSILKHPRYIQKKLGYVPQEIALYPMLTGQENLSFWGRAYGLKGQELKKAIIETAQIIGISERLNDRVKHYSGGMKRRLNIGVALLHSPELIIMDEPTVGIDPQTRKHILDTVLRLNQEKNMTVIYTSHYMEEVEYVCKHICIMDHGKIIAQGTKDSLIEKYASSHHEHPSLEQVFLELTGGALRD, encoded by the coding sequence ATGGATCTAATACACGTACAAAACATAAAAAAAAAATATAAGAAGGTACAAGCGGTTGCTGGAATTGATTTTAAGGTGCAACAAGGCGAAATTATTGGCTTGCTTGGCCCCAATGGCGCCGGAAAATCAACTACAATCAGTATGATTGCAACACTATTAAAACCCGATGAAGGAGAGATATTTTTTAAGGGAAAATCAATTTTAAAACATCCCCGGTACATTCAGAAGAAATTAGGCTATGTCCCACAAGAAATAGCACTTTATCCAATGCTTACAGGTCAAGAAAACCTTAGTTTTTGGGGAAGAGCCTATGGACTAAAAGGGCAAGAGTTGAAAAAGGCTATTATAGAAACCGCACAGATTATTGGTATAAGTGAACGGTTAAATGATCGAGTGAAGCATTATTCGGGGGGAATGAAGCGACGGTTAAATATTGGCGTAGCCTTGTTGCATAGTCCGGAACTCATTATTATGGATGAACCTACAGTGGGCATTGATCCACAAACGCGAAAGCATATTTTAGATACGGTACTTAGGCTAAATCAAGAAAAAAATATGACGGTGATTTATACAAGTCACTACATGGAAGAAGTGGAATATGTGTGTAAGCATATTTGTATTATGGATCATGGAAAGATCATTGCTCAAGGAACAAAAGATTCTTTGATTGAAAAATACGCTTCTTCTCATCATGAACATCCAAGTTTAGAGCAAGTTTTTTTAGAGTTAACAGGTGGAGCGCTTCGTGATTAA
- a CDS encoding histidine kinase N-terminal 7TM domain-containing protein yields the protein MNTVDYLRQIIGLLLFSAFISSVLCVYIYIKSKNAKNSFFLIIGQILGITWNVLYIFELTAPTLEIRWIIIVLEYIPICFLGVVLFHFAYCYTQNKQMQRTLFIITFIPPVIGYLSVLTNTYHYQFYKEIDYHMIKFGVFTYYIIGFTAIYLLLGVALFLFRKGDKNPVYRTQGIYYSIAILLPLGVHLLQIAGIMTFEIMVTLFFLPISMFILTVLILRYQFLDIIPSAIYRVIDNTMDGMLVVNNNGNIIDYNTSFFEKKFDMYDMKVISTIYDFSKRLATFSVEYQSIFDLNISIKANQYKIKKGMLKTDENISIYFTAKPLLDYRKQKVATLITFFDMTEIYMLHNELEIKNNELDAANRKLTKYLETVEKLTVEEEINRIMTEIHDTLGHSMTELLALIEVADILVDVNDAEALKTIQEAIRRARNSMDEIRLAVIRYKKMGGFV from the coding sequence ATGAATACAGTAGATTATTTAAGACAAATCATTGGATTGTTATTGTTTTCTGCATTTATTTCAAGTGTATTGTGTGTCTATATATACATTAAAAGTAAAAATGCAAAAAATAGCTTTTTTCTTATTATTGGGCAGATTCTAGGTATTACTTGGAATGTTTTATATATTTTTGAACTAACAGCGCCAACGCTTGAAATACGTTGGATTATTATCGTGTTAGAATATATTCCAATCTGTTTTTTAGGTGTTGTCTTATTTCACTTTGCTTATTGTTATACTCAAAATAAACAGATGCAAAGGACACTTTTTATCATTACGTTCATTCCACCCGTCATTGGGTATCTCAGCGTTCTTACAAATACATATCATTACCAATTTTATAAAGAGATTGATTATCATATGATCAAATTTGGTGTTTTCACATATTATATTATTGGTTTTACGGCAATTTATTTGTTGCTAGGGGTTGCCCTGTTTTTATTTAGAAAAGGAGACAAAAACCCGGTATATAGAACACAAGGAATCTATTACTCCATTGCAATATTACTGCCCCTAGGAGTGCATTTACTCCAGATAGCTGGGATTATGACGTTTGAGATTATGGTTACCCTGTTTTTTTTGCCTATTTCCATGTTCATTTTAACAGTCTTAATATTACGATATCAATTCTTAGACATTATTCCAAGTGCAATCTATCGTGTGATTGATAATACGATGGATGGGATGCTCGTTGTTAATAATAATGGGAACATAATCGATTATAATACTAGTTTTTTTGAAAAGAAATTTGACATGTATGATATGAAAGTGATTTCAACAATTTATGATTTTTCAAAGCGCTTAGCAACATTTTCCGTAGAATATCAATCTATTTTTGATTTAAATATAAGTATTAAAGCAAATCAATATAAGATAAAAAAAGGAATGTTAAAAACAGATGAAAACATAAGCATCTATTTTACGGCAAAGCCATTGTTAGATTACCGAAAGCAAAAAGTTGCCACATTGATTACTTTTTTTGACATGACAGAAATTTATATGCTGCATAATGAATTAGAAATAAAAAACAATGAGCTTGATGCGGCAAACCGTAAGTTGACAAAGTATCTAGAAACCGTTGAAAAATTAACGGTTGAAGAGGAAATCAACCGAATAATGACAGAGATTCATGATACGCTGGGGCACTCAATGACCGAATTATTGGCTTTGATTGAAGTGGCAGACATACTGGTTGATGTCAATGATGCGGAGGCATTAAAAACAATTCAAGAAGCGATTCGAAGAGCAAGAAATAGTATGGACGAGATACGTTTAGCTGTTATACGTTATAAAAAAATGGGAGGATTTGTATGA
- a CDS encoding response regulator transcription factor — protein sequence MIKVMVVDDQILLKQTLLFMLKQDKEIIAIDGGEDGYMAIENCKIEQPNIILMDLRMPRMGGLEAMEVLKELYPSVKIMVLTTFEDDKSLFTSLKNGADGYIVKDIRPEELILAVKSVAHNLYVMHGNVLEVFKDELKKMRQKSENNNDMIDQYDLTRIEIRIIQELVNGKSNREIAQMLNFTEGTVKNKVSKLLTKLDLKDRTQMAVFAVKNNLI from the coding sequence ATGATAAAAGTTATGGTCGTTGATGATCAAATTCTTTTGAAACAGACATTGCTGTTTATGTTAAAACAAGACAAAGAAATTATTGCCATTGATGGTGGAGAAGATGGCTATATGGCTATAGAAAATTGTAAAATAGAACAGCCGAATATTATTTTAATGGATTTACGTATGCCAAGAATGGGTGGATTAGAAGCGATGGAGGTACTTAAGGAGCTTTACCCTTCTGTAAAAATTATGGTATTGACCACATTTGAAGATGACAAGAGTCTATTTACATCATTAAAAAATGGTGCGGATGGATATATTGTTAAAGATATTCGACCGGAAGAATTGATTTTAGCGGTTAAAAGCGTTGCACACAATTTGTATGTAATGCACGGAAATGTTCTTGAGGTTTTTAAAGACGAGTTAAAGAAAATGCGGCAAAAATCGGAGAATAATAATGACATGATTGATCAATATGATTTAACACGGATAGAGATACGCATTATCCAAGAATTGGTTAATGGAAAGAGTAATCGTGAGATTGCGCAGATGCTAAACTTTACTGAAGGAACGGTGAAAAATAAGGTTTCTAAGTTGCTTACAAAGCTTGATTTAAAAGATAGGACACAAATGGCTGTTTTTGCAGTAAAAAATAATTTGATATAG
- a CDS encoding histidine kinase N-terminal 7TM domain-containing protein, whose protein sequence is MGVLDYQDFSQITIYTLTLMGTIIANAFLYLRSRKIRLVAAFFRMQLLIFFWLIGNIFKVLADDAGQLKLWINIEYLGICFFGFALLYFAYLYYQNRPLHPAIQMVCIILSIINYSFLLTNDSHYLFFRQIGTYTSIKGPYFYIHTIFSYVLIAVSIYCMVMSPANKGLKRKDYFLITVSLIIPVILNVLYVFNILAIVMDVTPILMNVVFLNFAFIAFRENQYDIQMMTKYRIFDNLDEAIIILNESNRVVEYNKKTEEMFEGYTSLHKYIAFQEMLPEFHQTIQHFIASEAVTDQIEVHISILKQDRYFILSMEKILLRQQENNGMIIKFIEITEQHQLLIELENKNRTLKNINRTLSENISVSKRLILEQERNYVSKELHDILGHSITLVISLLETVNQTYGKNTEETKEKLALAVEITRGSLVNLRKALTRKRASNISNQQLIEELETLIQEFRVSNVEVEFITSNYKIDLNPQYYDTIYRICQESMTNALRHGKATQIMIAVRFSKEMTDIIIVDNGKGCKQIKKGYGIKGMEQRVQEMDGVFTCSSPDGEGFHVHVILPVRTL, encoded by the coding sequence ATGGGTGTTTTGGATTACCAAGATTTTAGTCAAATTACAATTTATACATTAACGTTAATGGGGACCATTATCGCGAATGCTTTTTTGTATCTGCGCAGCCGTAAAATTCGACTGGTGGCTGCTTTTTTTCGCATGCAGCTTTTAATCTTTTTTTGGCTCATTGGAAATATTTTCAAGGTGCTTGCCGATGATGCAGGGCAATTAAAGCTTTGGATTAATATTGAATATTTGGGTATTTGCTTTTTTGGATTTGCATTGTTATATTTTGCTTACCTGTATTATCAAAACAGACCCCTTCATCCAGCAATTCAAATGGTATGTATAATTTTATCCATCATTAACTATTCTTTTTTATTGACTAATGACTCCCACTATCTGTTCTTTAGACAAATAGGGACATACACTAGCATCAAAGGGCCCTATTTTTATATACATACAATTTTTTCGTATGTCTTAATTGCAGTAAGCATTTATTGTATGGTCATGAGTCCAGCCAATAAAGGGCTAAAGAGAAAAGATTATTTTTTAATTACAGTGAGTCTCATTATACCGGTTATTCTTAATGTACTGTATGTTTTTAACATACTTGCAATTGTGATGGATGTCACCCCTATTTTGATGAATGTTGTTTTTTTAAATTTTGCATTTATCGCATTTAGAGAAAACCAATATGATATTCAGATGATGACAAAATACCGAATATTTGATAATTTGGATGAAGCAATTATTATTCTCAATGAAAGCAATCGCGTGGTTGAATATAATAAGAAGACGGAAGAAATGTTTGAAGGATACACAAGCTTACATAAATATATAGCTTTTCAAGAGATGCTTCCAGAATTTCATCAGACAATACAACACTTTATTGCATCAGAAGCTGTGACAGATCAGATTGAGGTACATATTTCTATATTAAAACAAGATAGATACTTTATACTAAGTATGGAAAAAATCCTGTTAAGACAACAAGAAAATAATGGTATGATTATTAAGTTTATCGAGATTACTGAACAACATCAGTTGCTCATAGAGCTTGAAAATAAAAACAGAACACTAAAGAATATTAATCGTACGTTAAGTGAGAATATTTCGGTGAGTAAGCGACTGATTCTTGAACAGGAACGTAATTATGTGTCAAAAGAACTTCATGATATTTTGGGACATTCAATTACACTTGTGATTTCATTACTTGAGACGGTGAATCAAACCTATGGGAAAAATACAGAAGAAACCAAAGAGAAGCTAGCTTTAGCAGTAGAAATTACACGTGGAAGCTTGGTCAATTTACGAAAAGCATTAACGCGTAAACGTGCCTCCAACATAAGCAATCAACAGTTGATTGAAGAGTTGGAAACATTAATCCAAGAGTTTCGTGTATCCAATGTAGAGGTGGAATTCATAACCAGTAACTATAAAATTGATTTGAACCCACAATACTACGATACCATTTATCGGATTTGTCAGGAAAGTATGACGAATGCATTGCGACATGGGAAGGCGACTCAAATTATGATTGCCGTGCGCTTTTCTAAAGAAATGACAGATATTATTATTGTTGACAATGGAAAAGGGTGCAAGCAAATTAAAAAAGGATACGGAATTAAAGGGATGGAACAAAGAGTACAGGAGATGGACGGAGTATTTACATGTAGCTCACCGGATGGGGAAGGATTTCATGTTCATGTCATCTTACCGGTTCGAACACTGTGA
- a CDS encoding Hsp20/alpha crystallin family protein, with product MFRLVPYGRNQAAKNSDNFFNLMDDFFSDDFFGNGFVPTKFGKFDSFKIDVKDLETEYLIEADLPGVKKEDVTVDYRDNKLVIRVSSNEEVNEEKEHYIHRERRQSQMERSFYMKDVKADEITAKLEEGVLAIHAPKLAEVDDTHKIEIQ from the coding sequence ATGTTTAGATTAGTACCTTATGGAAGAAATCAAGCAGCAAAAAACAGTGACAACTTTTTCAATCTCATGGACGACTTTTTTAGTGACGACTTTTTTGGCAATGGATTCGTCCCAACAAAATTTGGGAAATTCGATTCCTTTAAAATTGATGTAAAAGACCTTGAGACAGAGTATCTAATTGAAGCAGACTTGCCAGGAGTTAAGAAAGAAGATGTAACCGTTGACTATAGAGATAACAAGCTTGTCATTCGCGTAAGTAGCAATGAAGAAGTGAACGAAGAAAAAGAGCATTATATCCATAGAGAACGACGCCAAAGTCAGATGGAACGTTCATTTTACATGAAAGATGTAAAAGCCGATGAAATCACGGCAAAACTTGAAGAAGGTGTATTGGCCATTCATGCACCAAAACTTGCTGAAGTGGATGATACACATAAGATAGAAATACAATAA